One region of Wyeomyia smithii strain HCP4-BCI-WySm-NY-G18 chromosome 3, ASM2978416v1, whole genome shotgun sequence genomic DNA includes:
- the LOC129731540 gene encoding uncharacterized protein LOC129731540 — protein sequence MSYVAKCGLCNRTLPYRKSDPSILVRHMIKYHPKFTVRESTKRPFHSQSSSVQSSIEDYECSRPTTTTRTSFRQRKIFRDHDLRSAFGEKADENLPDRRDFIVRRPARYKKMYYKTTVASWKPARARTTCSNCGETRIPTIRSTANRYSRSVLGAATIMSCWPFCFLPCLFTAPTKHHLHCSHCGAYLGPYDENREVLVVSEKASVYHRKPSAQGGGISRQKTCRV from the exons ATGAGTTACGTTGCAAAATGTGGCTTGTGTAATAGAACATTACCATACAGAAAATCAGATCCATCCATCCTTGTGCGACACATGATAAAATATCACCCGAAATTCACAGTTCGGGAGTCGACAAAACGACCATTCCATTCACAAAGTTCGTCAGTGCAGAGTTCGATTGAAGATTACGAATGCAGTCGCCCAACGACAACAACTAGGACAAGTTTCCGGCAGCGTAAAATATTCAGAGATCATGACTTACGGAGCGCATTCGGGGAAAAAGCAGACGAAAATCTTCCTGATCGACGAGATTTTATCGTTAGACGTCCAGCTAGATACAAGAAAATGTATTACAAAACCACTG TGGCTTCTTGGAAACCAGCACGAGCACGTACCACTTGCTCGAACTGCGGCGAAACTCGTATTCCCACTATTCGATCTACCGCGAACAGATACTCCCGATCCGTGCTGGGGGCAGCTACAATAATGTCCTGCTGGCCGTTCTGTTTTCTGCCGTGCCTTTTCACTGCTCCTACCAAGCATCACCTGCACTGTTCCCATTGTGGTGCATATCTGGGACCGTATGACGAGAACCGCGAGGTGTTGGTAGTTAGCGAAAAAGCGTCCGTCTATCATCGTAAACCATCCGCCCAAGGGGGTGGAATTTCCCGCCAAAAAACTTGCAGGGTTTAG
- the LOC129731544 gene encoding lipopolysaccharide-induced tumor necrosis factor-alpha factor homolog, producing MQQPTVVIAGAPAVGPDPTHLVCPSCRATIRTRVEHDSTTKTHIIALLLFVFCCWPCICVPYCMNSCKDANHYCPNCNAFIGSHKH from the exons ATGCAGCAGCCAACGGTCGTAATTGCTGGAG CACCCGCTGTCGGACCAGACCCCACCCATCTGGTGTGTCCTTCATGCCGGGCTACAATTAGGACGCGCGTTGAGCACGACTCCACCACCAAGACGCACATAATCGCTTTGCTGTTGTTTGTGTTTTG CTGCTGGCCATGCATTTGTGTACCCTATTGTATGAACTCGTGTAAGGATGCTAACCACTACTGCCCTAATTGCAACGCGTTTATTGGTAGTCATAAGCATTAA